From one Mytilus galloprovincialis chromosome 13, xbMytGall1.hap1.1, whole genome shotgun sequence genomic stretch:
- the LOC143056926 gene encoding dnaJ homolog subfamily C member 28-like — protein MLQNRIHILHQHVHLLPQKNTLIRSNISTYQRSCRCCKRRTSVNVMSTFTFCCNRLISTALVARSLSCGHKFTSNKLINVPRVNGEGSHVILSYFSMSGSGQKEANLRGKNKLYQNFSSVLCLKRMVFVCGQHFFSTSSINCQIGYKLKNNVKDCYSLFNLSPDCSEEEVREAYLRLAKQYHPDSGTSTACPRKFSQIQDAYKAIRANMRADLQMPVDMVEEQEEGIFDFPHTLPQHRQYLGNEGIGFGNPTQRQTQYDKYKVQRASEVVTEFRMSKNVLQTETSALAVNKKQAKKSKISNTIERIVQDLIQESMSKGEFDNLTGKGKPLDYTERNPLVDTMTHNINKILINNGYAPQWITLEKEIREDITSIRRRLAIEKKNMNSLTSSSSLDKKWRHHVKVFENSILELNEKIMKFNMIVPVNLLQKQKIPYNVKREIQRVSERYEEYIPPNSHVTSPDISSEMDSYIAERDSESIEWKGTWTFIKETFKSLKS, from the exons ATGTTACAAAACAGGATACACATATTACATCAACATGTTCATTTATTACCACAGAAAAATACATTAATCCGCTCAAACATCAGCACATATCAACGATCTTGTCGCTGTTGTAAAAGACGGACTTCAGTCAATGTGATGTCTACATTTACATTTTGTTGTAACAGGCTTATTTCAACTGCTCTGGTAGCGAGGTCTTTAAGTTGTGGTCATAAATTTACCTCAAACAAACTGATAAATGTACCTAGAGTTAACGGCGAAGGATCACATGTCATTTTATCCTACTTCTCCATGTCAGGTTCAGGACAGAAAGAAGCAAATTTGAGaggaaaaaacaaattgtatcaGAACTTTTCTTCAGTTTTATGCTTGAAAAGAATGGTATTTGTCTGCGGACAACACTTCTTTTCCACCAGTAGTATTAATTGTCAGATTGGTTATAAGCTAAAAAACAATGTCAAAGACTGTTATTCATTATTTAACCTGTCACCTGACTGTTCAGAGGAGGAGGTACGAGAGGCCTATCTACGACTGGCTAAACAGTATCATCCAGACAGTGGGACATCAACAGCATGTCCTCGCAAGTTCTCACAGATTCAGGATGCTTATAAAGCCATAAGG GCAAATATGAGAGCTGATCTACAGATGCCAGTTGACATGGTTGAAGAGCAGGAAGAGGGTATATTTGACTTTCCACACACACTACCTCAGCATAGACAATACCTTGGTAATGAG GGTATAGGATTTGGTAACCCTACCCAGAGACAGACCCAATATGACAAATATAAAGTACAAAGAGCTTCAGAAGTTGTGACGGAGTTCAGAATGAGTAAAAATGTCTTGCAAACAGAAACATCAGCATTAGCAGTTAATAAAAAGCAAGCCAAGAAAAGTAAAATAAG taacacTATAGAGAGAATAGTACAAGACTTGATACAAGAGTCTATGAGTAAAGGAGAGTTTGACAATCTGACAGGTAAAGGGAAGCCACTGGACTATACTGAGAGAAATCCATTGGTTGACACCATGACTCATAATATAAATAAGATACTGATCAACAATGGATATGCACCACAATGGATAACGTTAGAAAAAGAAATAAG GGAGGACATTACAAGTATAAGACGGAGATTGGCgattgaaaaaaagaatatgaatAGTCTTACATCATCTTCTTCACTAGACAAGAAGTGGAGGCATCACGTAAAAGTGTTTGAAAATTCAATTTTAGaactaaatgaaaaaataatgaagttcaaCATGATAGTGCCTGTTAACCTTTTACAAAAACAGAAAATACCTTACAATGTTAAAAGAGAAATTCAGAGGGTTTCCGAAAGGTATGAGGAATACATTCCACCCAACAGTCATGTGACGTCTCCAGATATTTCATCAGAAATGGACAGTTATATTGCTGAGAGGGATAGTGAGAGTATAGAATGGAAAGGAACATGGACATTTATTAAAGAGACATTCAaatctttaaaatcataa
- the LOC143056925 gene encoding dnaJ homolog subfamily C member 11-like, whose translation MAAFMEEDGLASEDLYAVLNVERKASTDEINTAFRRYSKIFHPDKHLDDKKKKHAENMFNKIKKAHEVLTDPNKRPVYDQFGMKGLEIEGMELISKSKSAAEIIAELAKQEEERKLQQMTNPRGQVVIELNASDLFYNEEYKEYSSGLSGLEVSSMSLVQTVECPLTRRDTVRLGGNVTAQNGNGQGMFTTVWRRVWSAKGWNEFQVSVGNGFRGGLQSFYQINRRCFCVGSVSILAVPNGIKPGLSSVIAWQLDKNLQGKMLFNASMSSSSVKTLLIFEHQPYTAKLSLQLGVQMGIPANFIQAALSRKFTSHDAEVRVAGKLGTIESYIEYGIQKKITQFSWIGAKMMIGVPFGVYVQIRLVRGQQTFVFPVKLSEHIMPNVIFYGTFFPMVVYFAVRKLVVTPYLKEQEEEELEKRKKDHAETFAQQKEEAESAVDLMMGTVERIIETEENKSGLIITKAVYGRLLSEGELSEDECINVTIPLQCLVKDSRLQLPESKSKADIPGFYDPCPGVAKSLYIQYRFRDQLHETTVPDEEPIRLPLKSHSISEESGGV comes from the exons ATGGCAGCGTTCATGGAAGAAGATGGTCTTGCATCTGAAGATTTATATGCTGTTTTAAACGTCGAGCGAAAG GCTAGCACAGATGAAATCAATACAGCGTTTCGTAGATACAGTAAAATCTTCCACCCAGACAAACatttagatgataaaaaaaagaagcatGCAGAAAACATGTTCAATAAAATCAAGAAGGCTCATGAAG ttttaactGACCCAAACAAAAGACCAGTGTATGACCAATTTGGAATGAAAGGTTTAGAAATAGAAGGCATGGAG ttaatatcaaaatcaaagtcAGCAGCTGAAATAATTGCAGAGTTAGCAAAACAAGAGGAGGAAAGAAAGTTACAACAGATGACTAATCCAAGG gGTCAAGTAGTAATAGAACTCAATGCCtctgatttattttataatgaagaatataaagaatacag TTCTGGTTTAAGTGGTTTAGAGGTCAGTAGTATGAGTTTAGTTCAAACTGTGGAATGTCCTCTGACGAGACGAGATACTGTCAGACTTGGTGGGAATGTGACAGCACAGAATGGAAACGGACAGGGCATGTTTACAACAGTGTGGAGGAGGGTGTGGTCAGCTAAAGGTTGGAATGAG TTTCAAGTGTCCGTTGGTAATGGTTTTAGAGGAGGACTCCAGTCTTTTTATCAAATCAACAGAAGATG CTTTTGTGTAGGGTCAGTATCAATTTTAGCAGTACCAAATGGAATAAAACCAGGATTATCGTCAG tgaTTGCTTGGCAGCTGGACAAAAATTTACAAGGAAAAATGCTTTTCAATGCCAGTATGTCGTCCTCCTCAGTGAAAACTCTGCTTATATTTGAACATCAACCATACACAGCTAAATTATCATTACAG TTAGGTGTACAGATGGGGATACCAGCTAATTTCATTCAGGCTGCTTTATCTAGAAAATTTACATCACACGACGCTGAGGTTCGTGTAGCAGGAAA gCTTGGTACAATAGAAAGTTATATTGAATATggtattcagaaaaaaatcacacagtTCAGCTGGATTGGTGCTAAAATGATGATAGGGGTTCCTTTTGGGGTATATGTACAAATCAG ACTAGTTAGAGGACAGCAGACCTTTGTTTTTCCGGTGAAATTGTCCGAACACATAATGCCCAATGTTATATTCTATGGAACATTTTTCCCTATGGTTGTGTATTTTGCTGTGCGTAAACTTGTTGTGACACCCTACCTCAAAGAGCAGGAAGAAGA AGAATTGGAAAAGAGGAAGAAAGACCATGCTGAGACGTTTGCCCAACAAAAAGAAGAGGCTGAATCGGCT GTAGATCTGATGATGGGAACAGTGGAGAGAATAATAGAAACAGAGGAAAATAAAAGTGGTCTTATAATAACCAAAGCAGTTTATGGTAGACTTCTATCAGAAGG GGAATTATCTGAAGATGAATGTATAAATGTGACCATTCCTTTACAATGTCTAGTCAAGGATTCCAGACTACAGCTACCAGAAAGTAAATCTAAG GCTGATATCCCAGGATTTTATGATCCTTGTCCAGGTGTAGCCAAATCACTTTATATACAATACAGATTTAGAGACCAACTTCATGAAACAACAGTACCAGATGAAGAACC